The segment AATTCGAGCAGGCCCGACACCGCGCTCTTCAACGAGGTCGCCGAGAGCGTAAAGAACATGATGATGGCATCGACATCGGGGCGCCTGGCCCGTTCGAAAACGATGCGGCCCATGGCCTGGAAAACATCGGCCGAGCTGCCGCCCGCTGCGTCCACGAAATTCGCCGCGCCCGGTCCCGCATCGGCCAAGGCATCCACCAAGGCCATGCCCAGTCCGGCGCCACCGGAAAAGATCGCGACCCGCCCGGGAAGCTCGACGAAGGTTACATTCGCCGCAGCGGCGCGCCGCTCGAGAGGCGACAATTCAGCGGTCTGGAGGCCGGCGGAGAGATATCCTCTCCGCTCGCCATGGCGCGGTGCGGCATTCTCGTCGAGGGACATCTTGGCATCGAGGGCGAGAACATTGCCCGAAGGCAGGATGGCCAGCGGGTTGATCTCCAGAAGGTCGGCCTCGTGCTCACAGAAGACGCGGTAGGATTGAGCCGCGAAGCGGGCGACCGCACCCAGGCTCCTGCCGCTCAGCCCGCCGTCCATCAGCATCGGCAGGAGGTCCTGGACGTGAACCGGCCGCAGTGGATCAACGGCATATTCGCTGAGCCTGCCTTGCGCCTCGATGTCGACCCCGCCGACGGCCGAGAACATCAGGACGGGCGCCTGGCGGACATCGTCGATGCGCCAGCCGAGATAGCATTCCTGGTCGATCTCAGCCTGCTCCTCCACCAGGACAAGGGGTGGCACACCGAGTTCCGTCATGATCTCCAAGAGCTGTTCACAGGCTGACGGCGCGTCCGCCGCGGAGGTCAGTCTGACGAGCCCCTCCTTGCCGCGTCCGCCGCGGGTCAGCTGGGCCTTCACGGCGACAGGGCCACGGGCCTCGACGGGATCCCCGGGCCCGACAAGCTGCCCTCTGGGGACGGGCAGGCCGGCATGGCGGAGGAGCTGCTTTGCTTCGAACTCGATCAGCTTCATGGCAGGGTCAGTAGGATTTCGGCAGGCCGAGAACCCGCTCGGCGATGTAGCACATGATCAGTTCACGGCTGACGGGGGCGATGCGAGGGAGCATGATCTCGCGGAGATAGCGCTCCACATGGTATTCTTTGGCATAGCCGAAGCCGCCATGGGTGCGGACCGCCCGGTCGCAGGCGTCGAAGGCCGCATCGGCAGCGAGATATTTCGAGGCATTGGCCTCGGCGCCGCAAGGCTCTCCCCGGTCGTAGAGGGACGCCGCGCGCCAGACCATGAGATCGGCAGCTTCGAGAGCCATCCAGCTTTGCGCCAAAGGATGCTGTATGGCCTGGTTCTGGCCGATGGGGCGGCCGAAGACGCGACGTTCCTTGGCATAATCGGAGGCCTTGGCGAGCGCCCGGCGGCCAAGGCCGACGCATTCGGCTGCAATCAATATGCGCTCCGGATTAAGGCTGTCGAGGAGCATGCGAAAGCCCTTGCCCTCCTCGCCGATACGGTCTTCCACAGGGACTTCGAGGTCCTCGATGAAGATGGAATTCGAATTTACGGCGGCGCGGCCGAGCTTGTCGATCTCGCGCACCTCGATGCGACTGCGATCGAAGTC is part of the Rhodoligotrophos appendicifer genome and harbors:
- a CDS encoding ATP-grasp domain-containing protein codes for the protein MKLIEFEAKQLLRHAGLPVPRGQLVGPGDPVEARGPVAVKAQLTRGGRGKEGLVRLTSAADAPSACEQLLEIMTELGVPPLVLVEEQAEIDQECYLGWRIDDVRQAPVLMFSAVGGVDIEAQGRLSEYAVDPLRPVHVQDLLPMLMDGGLSGRSLGAVARFAAQSYRVFCEHEADLLEINPLAILPSGNVLALDAKMSLDENAAPRHGERRGYLSAGLQTAELSPLERRAAAANVTFVELPGRVAIFSGGAGLGMALVDALADAGPGAANFVDAAGGSSADVFQAMGRIVFERARRPDVDAIIMFFTLSATSLKSAVSGLLEFLDREPPPKPMVAGLLAAGAAEREMTLAQAREAFQSRGIRCVTTIDEAVSEVSKILDSMTVA
- a CDS encoding acyl-CoA dehydrogenase family protein; amino-acid sequence: MSWQDGAPSGVEMTPERQQIRDSVKRICDGFDDDYWLDLDRKHEFPHAFHAAIAAGGWLGITMPEEFGGAGLGVTEAAIMMQTVANSAGAIAACSTFHINLFGPHPVVLYGTPEQKQRIIPPLVRGEDKVAFGVTEPDAGLDTTHITTRAVRRGDRYIVNGQKVWTTTAQQATKLFLLTRTTPIEDCAKPTEGITLFYTDFDRSRIEVREIDKLGRAAVNSNSIFIEDLEVPVEDRIGEEGKGFRMLLDSLNPERILIAAECVGLGRRALAKASDYAKERRVFGRPIGQNQAIQHPLAQSWMALEAADLMVWRAASLYDRGEPCGAEANASKYLAADAAFDACDRAVRTHGGFGYAKEYHVERYLREIMLPRIAPVSRELIMCYIAERVLGLPKSY